Within the Trichoderma breve strain T069 chromosome 3, whole genome shotgun sequence genome, the region GCTTCATCCAGTAATTTTCCGATGGAGATCTGGCCACAGGATGCGAAGTATTATCTCGACATGTCAAGCGGAGGAAACGAGTTCTACATCTTTTTCGGGCACTGTGAGTATTGCCCCGCCATGACAAAAGCTCACCGCATTAATACATGTTAGTTCTGGACTCCTTCACGCACATCCTGGGTGATCTTTCCCATGTGCAGTCCATTTTGAAATCACAATATAAGACTGTGCGCATAGTGGGCACCGAAAACGAGACAATTGACCCAGAATATGAGAAAACGGCTCCTGATCATATTTTTGTTCAAGGCCTTCTTGATGGTGGAGCTGTTGCATCACTGTCTTTCCGCAAACCGGGGTCAACCGCTGAAGAGACGGGCATTAGGTGGTACATTTCCGGCACAAAGGGCGAAATTCTACTCACTGGTCCATCATGGTGGCAAATGTTAAACAAAGAGCCAGTGCTGCAAGTGAAAGTAGGAAATGAGCCTGTACATGTGATCAACTTCcaggatgaagctgaatcAGCGGTCCAAACAGGTCCAGCAATGGCTACCAATCTGGCCCTTCTGTATGAGGCGTTTGCTGGGGGAGATGTTTCTAGATACGCTACTTTCGAATCGGCTGCAAGAACTCATCGGCTTTTGGAGAAAATCAGACAGGCAGCTGTTTCGGATACGTAATCCTAGCGAGAAGCAATTTTCCCAGGAGGAAACAAGCAATTGATATAGTATAAGTTATTCACTTGTTCAATTATAAACCTTCATTCCCAATCCTTACCTAAGAATACTTAGTAATAATCAGGTATTCTCTAGCACATAACTACAAATAGACATCGGTCTTAAATACAAAACAATTTGTCTGACTTGCGACTTCCTCCGGCGTTAGCGTGAGATGACTGGCGCCACGGAAGACTTGGAAATATTTGTCAGCTCAAATGCCCCGCTACAACTCAGTGAGAAGCTCTGGTCGTTACAAACGaagataaaataatatatagACAAACCCTTTATCTTGAAGCCGAGCTGGATTTACGGGCTATTCGACAATAATAACATGGGGAGCGATAAACCAATCACGGATGTCCAGGCTGAACCTGCGCCGCGGCGCCGGCCCGGACGTCCACGGATGATCGAGACGGGCCAGGAGGCAGCAAACGATCAAGCGGTAAGTCAACTGCATTGTCTCCAGCCCCTGGACAAAACATTGAAGTGGCCTTGTCTAACTTATTCAACAAGAGAAGAACACGAATGAGACTGGCACAGCGGTCGTATCGTAGCCGGAAACAAAGCGCTCTTGTATCTGCAAAAGCTCGAGCTGAATCGCTTGAGGTGGCTTTGGATGGCTCTATTGACGagtttataaaattttatgAACATGTCTcacaaaggggaaaagagcTACCTCCTGGTGTAATGACTCAGCTCAACCAGACAGCGATGAATATCGTATCTATAGCAAGGAAAGCTCGCATGGAAAAGTCTATGTTGACCGGCGACCAGAACCAATCTCCTGAAGAAGATCCAGCTGCCTCAGCAGATGATATGGATGCTGATCATGAACCTACCGGCTATCTGACTGGCGATCTCACAGTTGATGAGAACCAAACGACAAAAACCCATCATTATCACCCTCATCAGAGGCAGTACGGACCATTTACCAGTAGCAAGCCGGCTCCAGTCTCGCAGCGGCTGCTATTGGCCTGTCTGACGAGAGCTATAGCACTTCTGCAGCTAGGAAATTTCTCCGTCGTTGCAATTAATCCGGCAATGATTCTACCACTACAACTGGAGCGAGCGGAAAAACTTCTAGAAAGAACTGCTCGTCGCCTTTCTGGAAACCCCAGTGCATTCTTTGCAGACTGTCAATATGGCGATGGCCGAAATGCGGCTTTACCCAAGATGATGCGTCTTATTGAAGGAGACCTGAACACTCTGACGCCACggtcatcgccgccaaacTTGCAAAATTTACACTTTGGACGGACAAGAACAATGCTTAACACGGCCATTTCCGACCTCCAAGGAGAGTGGTTAGAGGCTCCAGATGTGGAAGAATATCTTGAACAGCGAGGAATATTTGTTCGAATGGGCTCGCCCAGTGATATCATAAGTCTATCAACCCCGATGATTGAAGACCAGCCATCACCAGAAGCAGCCATATTGGGTACGCTCAGACCTCATGCGCCGTTGGTGGATATATCAGATTTTCGAAAAGAGTCAAGGACGAAACGTGCCGCTATTCCAGAGCATGACTTTACAATATTTGGCAAAACTTTCCGAGAAGGCCAGACCGTGCCTACGGGACGAAATAATTTCGCATTGTCAGAATGGTATCCCGAGATGCGCGCTCAAACGGACAGTGCAGCAACAAATCAACAAGCACAAGAGAGCCTGCAAATAACAATTAACATCGATAAGCTAGTCCAAGGACTTGCAGATAAGGCGGTTTGCCTTGGGCCATGTCCTGGAATCAAGAGAGTACATGTTGATGAAGCAATCAGAGGATCAGTAAGTGATTTTCAGCAGTGATTGGCATTGCGACGCTCTCGATATATTTATGCATATATGACATTTAAACTCTTTGTAAACGTCTTACACGCCGTGTAATATGTAAGTAATAGCTGACCCAATACCAAGACGGGGTTTCTTTACTGCTATAGACAATTTTATTATACCTGGGTGATGGTGTTTCCTAAGACATCTAGGCCTCATTTCAGCTTTTATCTGAAACTTTGGCTTTCAAATCTCAATAAGTTTATTACACAACTGCTATCCAAGTATACATATGACCCCAATGCTTG harbors:
- a CDS encoding oxidoreductase family, NAD-binding rossmann fold domain-containing protein; amino-acid sequence: MAIIRVGLIGLTPAQEFASTRSWTALGHLPSLLQSPNYEIVALANSSVESAKRSIEAHNLPSTTKAYGSPEDIADDPEIDLIVVSVRVQKHYELIKPALLKNKKVFVEWPLGANLNEVEELTQLANSHGVQNAVGLQARSSPLVQKLKELVTSDRIGRVLSSTVIASSSNFPMEIWPQDAKYYLDMSSGGNEFYIFFGHFLDSFTHILGDLSHVQSILKSQYKTVRIVGTENETIDPEYEKTAPDHIFVQGLLDGGAVASLSFRKPGSTAEETGIRWYISGTKGEILLTGPSWWQMLNKEPVLQVKVGNEPVHVINFQDEAESAVQTGPAMATNLALLYEAFAGGDVSRYATFESAARTHRLLEKIRQAAVSDT